CCATGGGTTCCTACGGCGTGGGCGTCACCCGTGCCGTCGCTGCCTTGGCCGAGTCCAACCACGACGCCAAAGGCCTGGTCTGGCCCCGTGCAGTGGCTCCTGCCGATGTCCACGTTGTGGCTGTGGGCCGGGGCGAGGAAATCTTCGCCGCCGCCGAACAGCTGTCACTCGAGCTCGAAGCCGCCGGCCTCGAGGTCATCTACGACGACCGCCCCAAGGTGTCCCCGGGCGTCAAGTTCGGCGACGCGGAACTCATTGGCGTGCCCACCATCCTGGCCGTTGGCCGCGGGCTGGTGGACGGCGTCGTGGAGATCAAGGACCGCCGCAGCGGTGAGGCAGAGAACGTGGCAGTTGAGAAGGCTGTTGACTACGTCGTCAACGCCGTCCGCAGCAAGTAACCCGCGCGGCTGAAGGAGTGATCTCGGGATTCGAGTCGCTGGAGCCCGCCACGCTGATCCTGATCATCGTGGCGGGCTTCGCCGCAGGATGGATTGATGCCGTGGTGGGCGGCGGGGGGCTCATCCAGCTCCCGGCGTTGCTGCTGGTGCCGGGCATCAGCCCGGTCCAGGCCCTTGCCACTAACAAGATGGGGTCGATCTTCGGGACCACCACCAGCGCGGTGACGTACTACCGCCGCGTCCGGCCCGACCTGCGGACGGCCATCCCCATGGCCGTTATCGCGCTGGCCGGGAGCTTCGGCGGTGCCGTGCTGGCCGCCACCCTGCCGGCGAGTGTTTTCAAGCCCATCATCGTGGCGGCGTTGGTGGCCGTCGCGCTGTTCACGGCGTTCAAACCCAATGTCGGCGACCTGACCTCGCTCCGCCACGACGGCAGGACACACTACGTGGTGGCCTGCCTCATTGGAGCGGCTATCGGCTTCTACGATGGCCTGATCGGGCCCGGGACGGGATCATTCCTGATCATCGCCCTGGTGTCCGCGATGGGTTACGCCTTCCTTGAAGCCAGCGCCAAGGCAAAAATCGTGAACATGGCCACGAACGCCGGCGCTCTCATCTTCTTCCTGCCGCACGGCTCCCTGATGTGGGGCGTGGGACTGGTGCTGGGGCTCGCCAACATGGCAGGCGGCTACCTCGGGGCGCGGACAGCGGTGAAGCAGGGCAGCACCTTCATCCGCAACGTCTTCCTGGCCGTCGTCGGCGCCCTGATCCTCAAGTTGGGCTACGACATCTGGCAGGACACCTTCGCCTAGGCACTTAAGCCGAAGGTGACAGAAAAGACCCTCCCGGCCTGAGGGGAGCGGGCGTACCATGCTCCTATGTCAACAGGGGACGAACCCTTCCGGGCCGCCTTGGGCGCCGCAGCCCGGCATGCCAATGAATGGCTGGAAAGCCAGCCCACCCGCCACGTCGGGCCGCGGGCCACCGCGGGGGAGCTGGAAGCCGACTTCGGCGGCCCGATGCCCGAGACCGGCCTTCCGGCGGGCGACGTGATCGATTACCTCGCAGCCAAGGCGGAACCCGGCCTCATGGCAATGCCCTCGGGCCGCTTCTTCGGCTGGGTCATCGGCGGCACCCTGCCCGCCGCCATGGCGGCAGACTGGCTGGTCAGCGCCTGGGACCAGAATTCGTTCCTCCGCGCTGCCACGCCGGCCGCCGCGGTCATCGAGGCGGCCGCCGGGAGCTGGTTCCTGGACCTGCTGGGCTTGCCCGAAACGGCCGACGTCGGATTCGTCACCGGAGCGACGATGGCCAACTTCGCCGGCCTTTCCGCCGCGCGCTGGCGCGTCCTGGAGAAAGCCGGCTGGGACGTCAACGCCGCCGGGCTTGCCGGAGCTCCGGCTGTCAGCTGCCTTGTGGGGCAGGAACGCCATGACTCGATCGACCTCGCGCTGCGGTATCTGGGCATGGGGCACCCCGTCGCGGTGCCTTCGGACCGGCAGGGCCGCATTGATCCGGCGGAGCTGGACTGTGCCCTGGACCGCGCGCTGGTCAAAGCATCGGGCGGTGCGGGGGGATCGGCTCCTGCACCGCCGATCGTCTGCCTGCAGGCCGGAAACCTGCATTCCGGTGCGTTCGATCCGTTTCTCGAGGCGGTCACCGTGGCGAAGGCACACGGCGCATGGGTACATGTTGACGGTGCCTTCGGGCTCTGGGCGGCCGCGGTGCCGGAGCTCGCCGCCCTCACCGCCGGGCTGCACCTGGCGGACTCGTGGGCCACCGATGCGCACAAGACACTCAACGTGCCCTACGACTGCGGCATCGTTGCCGTGCGGGACACGGAAGCGCTGGAGGCGGCGTTGAGCGTCAACCCCAGCTACATGATTCGCGATGCCGGTTCGGCGCCGGACCCCTTCCAGACCGTGCCGGAACTTTCCCGCCGGGCACGCGGCGTTCCGGTGTGGGCGGCGCTGAAGTCCCTTGGCCGGAACGGTGTTGCTGAGCAGGTGCGGAACCTGGTCAGCCGGGCCTCGCAGCTGGCGCGGCAGCTGTCGGCACTGGACGGTGTTGAAGTGCTCAACGACGTCGCCTACACACAGGTCTCGCTGGCGTTCGGCGACGACGCCACCACGCGGGCGGTGACGGCCCGGATCATCGAGGACGGCCTCGTGTGGATGTCCGGTTCCCGCTGGCAGGGGCGGGATGTCCTGCGTATTTCGGTGAGCAACTGGACAACCGACGACGCCGATGTCGAAGCGGCGGTCGACGCGGTGCGGAAGGCCCTGGCAGCAGTCCGGAGCTAGGACAAAGCCTGTCCGGCCGCTTGGCCGGGTGCTACTTCCCCGGTGCCGGAAGGTCATGGGCTGCCGGCAGTCCGCCAAGGGTTCGCCCGGCCAGCGTGCTCGCCACCCAGAGTGAACGCGCAAGGTCGCCATCGTGGAGGGGGCGCGAGGCATACCAGAGCGCGTTTTCAACTTCACGGGCGAGGCTCCATTGCCGGGCCACCTCGGCATCAAGGCCTGCGGCGGCGCTGAACTCACGGCACCTGTCCAGCAATCCCCGGCCGGGGTTGCTGCGGGGGAGGTCGCGGATGCGGTTCCACAGGAGCGGCGCCACGGAGAACTCGGCTTCACCGATCATCGGCTGCGGGTCAATTGCGGCAAAACCGCCCTCCGGCCGGGCCAGGATGTTCAAGTAGTGGAAGTCCGTGTTGACCAGCACATCGGTCCCGCCACGGCGGCCCACGGCTCCGCGGGTCTGGCACACTTCCAAGGCGGCCTCCAGGAGCCAACGGGGAAAGGGCCTGCCGAGCTGCTCCCAGTCCGCCGGAAGATCATCGCTCCACTGCTCCGCGCGGGCGGCCACATGGTGGAATTCCTGCCACTCCGGGCGCTGGTCCGGGATGAGGCTCAACTGCCGTGTCAGGCCGCCCCACACTTCCACGGCCGTTTCCATTGGGACCTGCTGGAGGCAGCAGCCGGCGTCCAGCCTCTCCAACAGCATGGAACAGGTGCCGGCGTCGGACTCCAGGAGCCGTACCGCGCCTTGGCCATCCCAGAGCCGGAGGGCGAAACGCTCAACCCGGGCTTCGTCGTGCGGGTAGGCAACCTTCAGGGCGGCCGGGACGCCCTTCCGGGTGACCGGGACAACCACTCCGCCGTGGCCGTTCCACGGCAACTGGCCCGGTTCGAGGTCCACCTCAAGGTCCCACCGCTCCAGGCGTCCGCAGATCAGTCCCTGGAGTGACCCCAGCCAGGCACGTCCGCCGCTGGTCCGGCTGTAGCGGCGGCTAAGGTCGGGCGGGATCGGGACATCTGCGGGCGGTTTCATCGGATCCAGCGTAACTGCTGGACCGCCCCCGGCAGGCCGGGGATCAGGCCACGACGCCGCTGGCCCCGAGCAGGGTGCCGATGGCGAAAGTCGCGATAAGTGCCAGGGCGCCGCCTACCACCACCCGGACGGCGGCCTTCATTTTCGAGCCTCCGCCGATCCAGGCCCCCAGGGCACCGGTTGCCGCCAAGGCCACCAGCACGGCCGCGAAGGTCAGGGGAACGCGGATGTTTTCCGGGGGCAGCAGGATTGCCAGCATGGGCAGGATCGCTCCGACCAGGAAGGCTATCGCAGACGCGAAGGCTGCATGCCACGGGCTGACGATGTCGGTTTCGTCGATGTGCAATTCGGCGGACAGGTGGGCGGCCAGGGCATCGTGGGCCGTGAGTTCCTTGGCCACAGTGCGGGCGGTAGCGGGGCTGAGGCCCTTGCCTTGGTAGATGGCGGTGAGCTCCTCGAGCTCTTCTTCCGGCTGTTCGGCCAGCTCGCGCTTTTCCTTATCGATGAGGGCCTGCTGGCTGTCCTTCTGGCTGCTGACGGACACGTATTCGCCCAGCGCCATGGAAATGGCGCCGCCCACCACGCCGGCCGTACCGGCGATGAGGATGGGGCCGGAATCGGTGGTGACACCGGCGACGCCCACCACGATCGCAGCGACGGAAACGATGCCGTCGTTGGCCCCGAGCACGCCGGCGCGCAGCCAGTTGAGCCGGTGGGCTATGTCGTTGTGGTGCGGTTCGTTCTCATGCTGCGTTGCTACTCGGGCGCTGTCCATGCCTATAGCAAATCACTGGTGTTCGTGGCTTGCCAGTAATACGGGGCTAAGGAAGGTAAGGCACGCTTTGGCCCGGGGCCTATTGGCCGGCGTCCGACGGCGGCGGCGAAGCACCCGGCGCCGTGGATTCCGGAGCCGGGCTGTCCGTGGCGAGTTCGGGAAGCTGCGCGGTGTCCACCACGATGCCCGGCAGGGGGCCGGAGTCGGCGCCCCATTGCGCGGCGCGGTTGGCGGCGGCCAGCAAACCCGCAATGGCCCATTGCCGGATGCCGCCGTCGCTCAAGGCCACCAGGTCGCCGTACACCGGAAGGGTGCCTGCTTCGAGGCTGCCCAGGCCGGCTGCCGGCGACTCGAGGAACAGCGGGCCGAGGGTGTAGCCGGCCTCCCGCGGGGGAATGTCCACGCACTGTGCCCGGCTCAGCGCCTCTGCTTCGGCCAGGACTGATTCATGCCGGGCCAGCAGCTGTGACGCGGAGCCGGCGGCGGCGCCGTCGAGGCGGGCAAGAGCTACCTGGTAGCCGTAGACCGTCTCAGCCTCGGTCTTGACTGTCATTGCCAGGGCAGTTGCCGTTGTCGCCGAGCCTGCGGCCGGCCCGGACGCGGCCGGGGCGGGCGGGCACGAACTTTCGCCGGCGGCCGGCGAGGCAGCAGGCAGAGATGCGGCCGACGGCGATGCAGCTGCCGCCGCCGCAGGTGCCGGAGACGGCGCCGGAAGCACGGGCAGTTCCGGGGCCGTTGCCCCCACCGCCGGCGCCAGCGAGGACGCCTGAATAAGCTGGGCGGTGCCGACGGCGGCGAGCAGCCGGGCCATCCCGCCGTCGGAGGCTTCCGCGTCCTTGAGGCGCCGGGTGCCGCTGGCCGATACAGCGGCGACCAGCCCGGCGGGGGAGTCCGCCACCACGGGCTCTCCGTTTACGGGCGCGGAAGCTGAGGGCTCACCTGATGCTGTGCCGGATGCAGCGGCAGTGGCCGCGGGAGGCGGCTTCTGGTCGGGACCGGACAGTGCCCTCGCCTGGGTTGTCAGCAAAGTCACAGTGCGCAGCAGCGCCTGGCGCTCGGCCCCGGAAACGGAATCCGCAAGAAGGCTGCCGGCCGTGCGCAGGTGCATCGTTTCGGCAAGGGCCGAGGCCCGCGCCCGCTCGGAAAACGACGGCTCCGGCGCCTCCGGAGGCTGCCCCGGTGTCAGCGCCAGCCCCAGGCTGATGACCAGCAACGCCAATGACGCCAGGATGCCGTACCGGAAATAGCGGCCCGGCCGGCGTTTTTCCTTGGTGTCGTCTTTCACAACAGACCATGTTGTCATGCCCGGCAGCAAGCGAGTGCACCATGGCGTCCATAAAATCGCTACGCTAGTACACACAACATCATCTAGCGGGAGGCGGCCGGCATCGTGAGTAATGCAGAAGCCACGACTTCATCAGACCGGACCGGGACGGGCAAGGCTGAGGCCGAATCCGTGCATAACCCGGAGGCCGAGCGCGTCCGGGCGCTGCTGGAGCCCTCGGTCCAGGCACACCGGCTGTACCTGGAGGACGTGTCTATCCACGTCGCCGGTGCCAACCGGGTGGTCCACGTGGTGGTGGACCTGCCGCAGGAAGAAACCGGCGGAGTAAGCCTTGACGTTATTGCCGAGATCTCCAAGGAGCTCTCCGGCATCCTGGACGGCGATCCCAGCTACGACAGCCGCCCGTACGACCTCGAGGTTTCCTCGCCCGGGGTTGGACGTCCACTGACTGAACCGCGCCACTGGCACCGCGCCCGCGGCCGCATGGTCAAGGTGAATGTCATCCAGGGTGAGAACCTCACCGGCAGGATCCAGTCCGTTGACGACGACGGCGTGACCCTGGTTCCGGAGATCGCGGCCAAAAAGGGTATGAAGCCCAAGCAGGGCGAGCCCGAGAAGATTCCTTTCGACAGGATCCGCAATGGAAAAGTCGAGATAGAGTTCAGCCACCTCGATGAGGTCGGTCTGGAAGATGAAAACAATGGACCTTCTGAGGAGGCCTGATGGATATTGACATGAGCGCACTGAGACTTCTGGAGCGTGAGCGTGAAATCCCGCTGGACCTCCTGATCCCGACCATCGAGCAGGCACTGCTGGTGGCCTACCACAAGTCTCCGGGAGCCTTTGAAAAGGCCCGCGCAGAGCTGGACCGCAAGAGCGGCCACGTGACCATCTGGGCCACTGAAATCGACGACGACGGCGCCCCCATCGGCGAGTTCGAAGACACCCCGGCCGGGTTCGGCCGCATCGCTGCCAGCACGGCACGGCAGATCATCCTGCAGCGCCTGCGCGACGCGGAGGACGACAACGTCCTGGGCCAGTTCAAGGGCCGCGAGGGCGAACTGGTTGCCGGCACCATCCAGCAGGGCAACAACCCGCACATGATCCAGGTGAACCTCGGAACGGTTGAGGCGCTGCTTCCCCCGCCTGAGCAGGTACCCGGCGAGAAGTACATCCACGGCAACCGGCTCCGCGCCTTCGTGATCGACGTGCACCGCGGCACCAAGGGCCCGTCCATTACGCTGTCCCGCTCGCACCCCGGCCTGGTCCGGAAGCTCTTCGAACTGGAAGTTCCGGAGATTGCCGACCGCTCGGTGGAGATCGTGGCGCTGGCCCGCGAAGCCGGGCACCGCACCAAGATCGCCGTCAAGGCCAACATCCCCGGCATCAATGCCAAGGGTGCCTGCATCGGTGAGATGGGTTCGCGCGTCCGGGCCGTTATGACCGAGCTCAACGACGAAAAGATCGACATTGTCGATTTCAGCGAGGACCCGGCGACCTTCATCGCCAGTGCCCTGTCGCCGTCGAGGGTGAATTCCGTCACCATCACGGATGAGGCAACGCGTTCCGCGCGTGTCGTCGTCCCTGACTACCAGCTGTCGCTGGCCATCGGCAAGGAGGGCCAAAACGCCCGCCTGGCCGCCAAGCTCACCGGCTGGCGGATTGACATCGTCTCCGACGCGGCGGTTTCGCGCGAAAACTGAACTGCCTCGGCGGACGGCCCCTTGGATTGTTCCGTCCGGATTCGACCCGTCGTTTCGGGGCCGGGGCACTTGAGGGGCTAGAATAGACATTGACCGTGCCTGATGGCCGGTATTCGTGCGCCTTGAGCGTGCCCGCATAATCGGCGTTCGTCACGAACGCGGAACGTGCAGGCCGGTTCGGGGCAGCAGATTTGTAGGGGCAGGAAGATACTCACCGTGGCGCTAGTGCAACACCTTGAGGATCAGCCGCAACGCACCTGCATCGGATGCCGGAAGAAGGGCCCGCGGTCTGAGTTACTCCGGCTCGTCGCCGAACGCAACGGTTCCCCCGTTGTCGTGGTGGACGAACGACGCCGGATGGCTGGCCGGGGTGCATGGCTGCACCCCAGCGAAACGTGCCTGGCGCTGGCAATCAAGCGGCGTGCGTTCGGACGTGCCCTACCGGGCACCACCGGAACTGCCGCCGTCGAACGCCGGATAACGGCAGGCACGCAAGCCGTGGACACTCCGGTGGCCGCAGCAACAACCGTCCAACCTGAAAGCGGGTCAGAAAACTGATGGAAACCCGATGAGTTCCCAGCGATGAGTGCGCAACGATGACAACTTTGTTGCGCTCTGCAATGGACCTTTCAGCTGCTATCGCGGCGAAGGTCCGCAGTAAGAAGTAGACGGTTCGTGCCTGGCTCGGTGCGGACCGAGACAGGAGAAATGTGGCCAAGGTCCGCGTACATGAGCTTGCTAAAGAGCTCGGTATTACTTCCAAAGATGCAGTAACCAAACTGCAGGAACTGGGCGAATTCGTTCGCTCTGCCTCTTCCACCATTGAGGCCCCCGTTGTGAGGAAACTCCGCAACGCATACCCCGCCGCGGGCGCTTCGAAGTCCGAAGCTCCCGCTGCAGCGCCCAAGGCGCCCGCCAGCCCCGCAGCTACCCGACCGGCCCCCGCGCCGGGCCCGGCAGCACCCAAGGCTCCGGAACCCAAGGCAGAAGCTCCGGCTGCTGCCTCCGCTCCGTCGGCGCCTGCTCCGGCAGCACCTGCTCCCGCGGCCCCGGCTGCGGCAGCCTCTGCTCCGTCGGCGCCTGCTCCGGCCGCACCGTCCACCGGTGCAAAGCCCGGCGCACGCCCGGCCCCCAAGGCTGAAGCTCCGGCTGCCCCGGCCCGCTCCGGCGGCCAGGGCTCGGCACCCCGTCCGGGCGGCCCCCGTCCCGGCAACAACCCGTTCGCCACGTCCCAGGGCATGCCCCGGGGCCGCGGCGGCGACAACGAGCGTCCGCCGCGTCCGGGCAACAACCCGTTCGCTCCTTCCCAGGGCATGCCCCGTCCGGGCGGAAGCCGCACCGAGGGCGAACGCCCCGGCGGCCCGCGTCCGGCAGCCGGCGCAGGAGGTCCCCGTCCGGGTGCTCCGCGTCCCGGCGGCACCCAGGGTGCACGTCCCGGCGCTCCGCGTCCGGCCGGTGCTCCCGGTGCACGCCCCGGTGCAGGCGGCGGAAACCGTCCTACTCCGGGCATGATGCCTAACCGCACCGAACGACCCGCACCCGCTGGTGCAGGCCGTCCCGGCGGCGGAGGCCGCGGTCCCGGACGCCCCGGTGGCGCACCGGGTACCGGCGGCGCTCCCGGCGCCGGCGGCGGTGCTCCGGCCGGCGGTGGCTTCGGCAAGGGTGGCCGCGGTCGCGGTGGCACCCAGGGTGCCTTCGGTAAGGGCGGCGCAGGCCGTGGCAAGCAGCGCAAGTCGAAGCGTGCCAAGCGCCAGGAACTCGAGCAGATGAGTGCTCCGTCGCTGGGTGGCGTCAGTGTGCCCCGCGGCGACGGCAACACCGTAGTCCGGCTCCGCCGCGGCTCGTCCATCACGGACTTTGCCGACAAGATCGAGGCAAACCCCGCTGCACTGGTGACCGTGCTCTTCCACCTCGGCGAAATGGCCACGGCCACGCAGTCGCTGGATGAAGAGACCTTCGCCCTGCTCGGCGAGGAGCTTGGCTACAAGCTCCAGGTCGTGTCGCCGGAGGACGAGGAGCGCGAGCTGCTCTCCGGCTTCGACATCGACTTCGACGCCGAGCTGGAGGCCGAAGGCGACGAGGAACTCGAGGCACGTCCTCCTGTTGTCACCGTCATGGGTCACGTTGACCACGGTAAGACCCGCCTGCTGGATGCCATCCGTAACTCCGACGTCGTCGCGGGTGAACACGGCGGCATCACGCAGCACATTGGTGCTTACCAGATCACCACCGAGCACGAGGGCGCCGAACGCAAGATTACGTTCATCGATACTCCGGGCCACGAGGCGTTCACCGCCATGCGTGCCCGTGGTGCGAAGGTCACCGACATTGCCATCCTGGTGGTCGCAGCGGACGACGGCGTTATGCCGCAGACCGTTGAAGCCCTCAACCACGCGCAGGCCGCCAACGTGCCGATCGTCGTGGCCGTGAACAAGATCGATAAGGAAGGCGCCAACCCGGACAAGGTCCGCGGCCAGCTGACCGAGTACGGGCTCGTTCCGGAAGAATACGGTGGCGACACCATGTTCGTGGAGGTCTCTGCACGCC
Above is a window of Arthrobacter sp. FB24 DNA encoding:
- a CDS encoding aminoglycoside phosphotransferase family protein; the encoded protein is MKPPADVPIPPDLSRRYSRTSGGRAWLGSLQGLICGRLERWDLEVDLEPGQLPWNGHGGVVVPVTRKGVPAALKVAYPHDEARVERFALRLWDGQGAVRLLESDAGTCSMLLERLDAGCCLQQVPMETAVEVWGGLTRQLSLIPDQRPEWQEFHHVAARAEQWSDDLPADWEQLGRPFPRWLLEAALEVCQTRGAVGRRGGTDVLVNTDFHYLNILARPEGGFAAIDPQPMIGEAEFSVAPLLWNRIRDLPRSNPGRGLLDRCREFSAAAGLDAEVARQWSLAREVENALWYASRPLHDGDLARSLWVASTLAGRTLGGLPAAHDLPAPGK
- the infB gene encoding translation initiation factor IF-2, with the translated sequence MAKVRVHELAKELGITSKDAVTKLQELGEFVRSASSTIEAPVVRKLRNAYPAAGASKSEAPAAAPKAPASPAATRPAPAPGPAAPKAPEPKAEAPAAASAPSAPAPAAPAPAAPAAAASAPSAPAPAAPSTGAKPGARPAPKAEAPAAPARSGGQGSAPRPGGPRPGNNPFATSQGMPRGRGGDNERPPRPGNNPFAPSQGMPRPGGSRTEGERPGGPRPAAGAGGPRPGAPRPGGTQGARPGAPRPAGAPGARPGAGGGNRPTPGMMPNRTERPAPAGAGRPGGGGRGPGRPGGAPGTGGAPGAGGGAPAGGGFGKGGRGRGGTQGAFGKGGAGRGKQRKSKRAKRQELEQMSAPSLGGVSVPRGDGNTVVRLRRGSSITDFADKIEANPAALVTVLFHLGEMATATQSLDEETFALLGEELGYKLQVVSPEDEERELLSGFDIDFDAELEAEGDEELEARPPVVTVMGHVDHGKTRLLDAIRNSDVVAGEHGGITQHIGAYQITTEHEGAERKITFIDTPGHEAFTAMRARGAKVTDIAILVVAADDGVMPQTVEALNHAQAANVPIVVAVNKIDKEGANPDKVRGQLTEYGLVPEEYGGDTMFVEVSARQNLNIDELLEAVLLTADAALDMRANPNKDARGIAIEANLDKGRGAVATVLVQSGTLHVGDTIVAGTAHGRVRAMFDDDGSVLTEAGPSRPVQVLGLSNVPRAGDTFFVTADERTARQIAEKREAADRNAALAKRRKRISLEDFDQAVAEGKIDTLNLILKGDVSGAVEALEDALLKIDVGEGVQLRVIHRGVGAITQNDVNLATVDSAVIIGFNVKPAERVAELADREGVDMRFYSVIYAAIDDIEMALKGMLKPEYEEVQLGTAEVREVFRSSKFGNIAGSIVRSGVIRRNSKARISRDGKIIGDNLTVETLKRFKDDATEVRTDFECGIGLGSYNDINEGDIIETFEMREKPRV
- a CDS encoding ferritin-like domain-containing protein, yielding MKDDTKEKRRPGRYFRYGILASLALLVISLGLALTPGQPPEAPEPSFSERARASALAETMHLRTAGSLLADSVSGAERQALLRTVTLLTTQARALSGPDQKPPPAATAAASGTASGEPSASAPVNGEPVVADSPAGLVAAVSASGTRRLKDAEASDGGMARLLAAVGTAQLIQASSLAPAVGATAPELPVLPAPSPAPAAAAAASPSAASLPAASPAAGESSCPPAPAASGPAAGSATTATALAMTVKTEAETVYGYQVALARLDGAAAGSASQLLARHESVLAEAEALSRAQCVDIPPREAGYTLGPLFLESPAAGLGSLEAGTLPVYGDLVALSDGGIRQWAIAGLLAAANRAAQWGADSGPLPGIVVDTAQLPELATDSPAPESTAPGASPPPSDAGQ
- a CDS encoding YlxR family protein — encoded protein: MALVQHLEDQPQRTCIGCRKKGPRSELLRLVAERNGSPVVVVDERRRMAGRGAWLHPSETCLALAIKRRAFGRALPGTTGTAAVERRITAGTQAVDTPVAAATTVQPESGSEN
- the rimP gene encoding ribosome maturation factor RimP gives rise to the protein MSNAEATTSSDRTGTGKAEAESVHNPEAERVRALLEPSVQAHRLYLEDVSIHVAGANRVVHVVVDLPQEETGGVSLDVIAEISKELSGILDGDPSYDSRPYDLEVSSPGVGRPLTEPRHWHRARGRMVKVNVIQGENLTGRIQSVDDDGVTLVPEIAAKKGMKPKQGEPEKIPFDRIRNGKVEIEFSHLDEVGLEDENNGPSEEA
- a CDS encoding VIT1/CCC1 transporter family protein; amino-acid sequence: MDSARVATQHENEPHHNDIAHRLNWLRAGVLGANDGIVSVAAIVVGVAGVTTDSGPILIAGTAGVVGGAISMALGEYVSVSSQKDSQQALIDKEKRELAEQPEEELEELTAIYQGKGLSPATARTVAKELTAHDALAAHLSAELHIDETDIVSPWHAAFASAIAFLVGAILPMLAILLPPENIRVPLTFAAVLVALAATGALGAWIGGGSKMKAAVRVVVGGALALIATFAIGTLLGASGVVA
- a CDS encoding sulfite exporter TauE/SafE family protein, encoding MISGFESLEPATLILIIVAGFAAGWIDAVVGGGGLIQLPALLLVPGISPVQALATNKMGSIFGTTTSAVTYYRRVRPDLRTAIPMAVIALAGSFGGAVLAATLPASVFKPIIVAALVAVALFTAFKPNVGDLTSLRHDGRTHYVVACLIGAAIGFYDGLIGPGTGSFLIIALVSAMGYAFLEASAKAKIVNMATNAGALIFFLPHGSLMWGVGLVLGLANMAGGYLGARTAVKQGSTFIRNVFLAVVGALILKLGYDIWQDTFA
- a CDS encoding pyridoxal phosphate-dependent decarboxylase family protein, which encodes MSTGDEPFRAALGAAARHANEWLESQPTRHVGPRATAGELEADFGGPMPETGLPAGDVIDYLAAKAEPGLMAMPSGRFFGWVIGGTLPAAMAADWLVSAWDQNSFLRAATPAAAVIEAAAGSWFLDLLGLPETADVGFVTGATMANFAGLSAARWRVLEKAGWDVNAAGLAGAPAVSCLVGQERHDSIDLALRYLGMGHPVAVPSDRQGRIDPAELDCALDRALVKASGGAGGSAPAPPIVCLQAGNLHSGAFDPFLEAVTVAKAHGAWVHVDGAFGLWAAAVPELAALTAGLHLADSWATDAHKTLNVPYDCGIVAVRDTEALEAALSVNPSYMIRDAGSAPDPFQTVPELSRRARGVPVWAALKSLGRNGVAEQVRNLVSRASQLARQLSALDGVEVLNDVAYTQVSLAFGDDATTRAVTARIIEDGLVWMSGSRWQGRDVLRISVSNWTTDDADVEAAVDAVRKALAAVRS
- the nusA gene encoding transcription termination factor NusA; translation: MDIDMSALRLLEREREIPLDLLIPTIEQALLVAYHKSPGAFEKARAELDRKSGHVTIWATEIDDDGAPIGEFEDTPAGFGRIAASTARQIILQRLRDAEDDNVLGQFKGREGELVAGTIQQGNNPHMIQVNLGTVEALLPPPEQVPGEKYIHGNRLRAFVIDVHRGTKGPSITLSRSHPGLVRKLFELEVPEIADRSVEIVALAREAGHRTKIAVKANIPGINAKGACIGEMGSRVRAVMTELNDEKIDIVDFSEDPATFIASALSPSRVNSVTITDEATRSARVVVPDYQLSLAIGKEGQNARLAAKLTGWRIDIVSDAAVSREN